The genomic window ATCCAGGCGGCTGCGCTGCTCTTCCAGCATGGTTTCAGTATTGAACGCGCCCAGCGGCGTCAGCCACAGACTGCACACGCCCACCAGTACGGCCACCACGATCGCAGGCAACAGCGTTACCTTCAGCAAGCGCGTCGGGCTGACGCCGCAGGCCACCATTACGGTGATCTCGCTGTTCATATATAGCTGACCATAGGCGAGCAGGATGCCCAGAAAAAAGGCCAGCGGCAGAATCAGCTCCATAAAGCCGGGCAGATGAAAAAGCATCAGGCTACCCAGAATATTTAACGGAATATCGCCTTCGGCAGCGCTGGAAAAATAACGGATAAACCGGCTGCCCATGATCACCAGCAGCAGAATACCCGCCACTGCGGTCATGGTTAGTAGCACTTCGCGGGTTAAATAGCGAAATAAAATCAACGCGTTCTCCAGCCAATCGTGCAGGATGCCATGCAATGCGCCCAAGGCTTGGGTACACTTGCTTCAGAGGGCACAATAACAGCTCACTTTTGGGGCATTATCCCGAATCCTGCGATGCTTGTCTTGTTGGAGACGTCATGGAATTTTCCGTTCATACCGCTAATCCGGCGAAAGCCGAAACCGCTTGTCTTGCTGTACCGGTGTTTAACGATAGTGAACTCCTTCCCGCGGTTGCGAAACTCGATGACGCCAGCGAGCGTCTGATCAGCCAGCTGGTTGAAAGCGGCGACTTCGACGCGGCACTGGGCAGCACCCTGATGTTGCCCTTTGCCCCCGGGCTTGGCACTGAGCGCTTGCTGCTGGTAGGGCTGGGAGCGCGCGAAAAATGCAAGGATGCCGCCTTTTTGAAAGCGCTGGACGCCGCTGCCAGCGCGCTTATCAAGCTTCCTATTGACGAGGCCTGCCTGGCGTTTACCGATGTGCCGCTGGAAGGCCGCGACTCAGCATGGAAAGCGCGCAAGATCATGGAAGCAGGCGAGCGCGCGCTTTACCGCTTTGATACCTTTAAATCGCAACCCGCCCCGCTTTCTTCCCTGCAGCGCTTTACTCTGCTGCTCAGCGATAGCGATGAAGCCGAGCAGGCACGGGAAGGTGCCCACATTGGTGTGGCGATCGGCCAGGGCATCAACGCCGCCCGCACCCTGGGCAACCTGCCGGGTAATGTCTGCACGCCGCGCTATCTGGCGGAGCAAGCTGAAAAGCTGGCCGCCGGTTCCGAAGGCCGCCTGACCACCGAAATTCTGGATGAAGACGCCCTAGAAACCCTTGGCGCCCATTCGCTACTGTCAGTCGGCCATGGCAGCCGCGAACCTTCACACCTGATTGTAATGCGCTATCAGGGCGCAGAAGACGCCGCAGACGCCCCCCATGTGCTGGTAGGCAAGGGTATCACCTTTGACACTGGCGGTATCTCGCTCAAGCCCGGCGAGGCCATGGACGAAATGAAGTTCGATATGTGCGGCGCCGCCAGCGTGTTTGGCACCGTTAATGCCGTTCTAGCCATCAAACCCAGGCTCAATCTGGTGTTTATTGTAGCGGCGGCGGAAAACATGCCGGACGGCGCGGCCACCAAGCCGGGGGATATCATCAACACCCTCAAGGGCTTGACGGTTGAAGTCCTCAACACCGATGCCGAAGGCCGTCTGGTGCTGTGCGATGCACTCACCTACGCCGAGCGTTTTGAACCCGCCAGCGTGGTGGATATTGCTACCCTGACTGGTGCCTGCATCATTGGGCTTGGCCACCACGCGACGGGGCTTTTATCCAACGATGATGACCTGGCGCTGGATATTCTCGATGCGGGCGATACCGCCTGGGATCGCGCCTGGCACCTGCCGCTGTGGGATGAGTATCAGGAGCAGCTGGATTCCAACTTTGCCGACCTGGCTAACATTGGTGGGCGCCCAGCAGGCACCATCACCGCCGCCTGCTTTCTATCGCGCTTTGCGGATCACTTCCCCTGGGCACACCTGGATATCGCTGGCACCGCCTGGCATTCCGGCAAGCAGAAAGGCGCCACTGGCCGCCCGGTTGGGCTGCTAACTCAATACCTGCTGGACCGTGAAACCGATGTCCAGGTAGAAAATAGCGACGACTAACTTCAAAATCAAGCACCTGACGGTTGCCTTTCACTGACGCAACCGTTACATCTTGGGGCAGTGATACGTCGTGTAGGCACCGGGCTGGCCGGTGCCTCTATCTGGTTAACAAGATTAAAAGCGTTTTAACGCTAGCTGTGGAGAATCATCGTGCCCACCGACCGCTTTACCCTGCTGCCATCCAATCAGCCGACGGCAGACAACATCCGCGATAACATCCTGCAAAACCCCGGGTTTGGCAGCCACTTTACCGATCATATGGCCCATGTACGCTGGACCCTTGATACCGGCTGGCATGCCCATGAAGTTCGCCCCTACGGCCCTTTGACCCTGGACCCGGCGGCTTCTGTGCTGCACTACGGCCAGGAAATTTTCGAGGGTATCAAGGCTTACCGGCATGCCGATGGTTCCGTATGGACATTCCGCCCGGAAAAGAATGCCGAGCGCTTTCGTCGTAGTGCCCGCCGTCTGGCCCTGCCGGAGCTGTCCGATGAAGACTTTATCGGCTCGCTGAAAGCCCTGCTGGCTCAGGATCATGCCTGGGTGCCCACGCCTGCCAGCGATTCCGACGAGTGCAGCCTCTATCTGCGCCCCTTCATGATTGCCTCAGAAGCTTTCCTGGGCGTACGCCCCGCTCACGAGGTCGATTATTACGTGATCGCTTCGCCTGCAGCGGCCTACTTCAAGGGCGGCATTGACCCAGTATCGATCTGGCTATCCACCCACTACAACCGCGCGGCCCCAGGTGGCACCGGTTTTGCCAAGTGCGGCGGCAACTACGCCGCCTCACTGGCCGCCCAGAAAGAAGCCTCCGCTAACAGTTGCAGCCAGGTGGCGTTTCTGGACGCGGCGGAAGGCAAATGGATCGAAGAGCTTGGCGGTATGAATCTGTTCTTCGTGTTCAAGGATGGCCGCGTCGTCACTCCGCGCCTGACTGACACCATTCTGGAAGGCGTCACCCGTAACTCAGTGCTGACCCTGGCCAAGGACGAAGGCCTGACGCCGGAAGAGCGCCCCATCAGCATCGATGAATGGCGCGAAGGCGCAGCTTCCGGCGAGATTACCGAAGTCTTTGCCTGCGGCACGGCAGCGGTGATTACCCCGGTAGGTGAGCTGGTCACCGACAACGAACGCATTACCCTGACCGCTGGCGGCAACAACGAGATTGCCAAGCGCATTCGCACCAAGCTGCTTGACCTGCAGTACGGCCGCAGCGAAGACAAGTACGGCTGGCTGACCCGGCTGGTCTGACCCTCGCAAACGCCTGCTACCCAGATTGCGGGTGGCAGGCGCTGGAAACCGCCATGGCCCGCATTGATTTCTACATCCTGCCAGACACCACTCTGGACGCCCGCCTACAGTTTGCCTGCAAATTGGCAGAGACCATCTGGCACAAGGGCTACCGGCTTCACCTGCACTGCGAGGACGAAGCCCTGGCCAGGCAGGCCGATGACGCCCTATGGAATTTTCGCCCAGACGCCTACCTGCCCCACGCCTTGGAAGACAGCGACCTGGCCGCCCAGGTGCCGGTCACCCTCGGCTGGAAGGCCCTCCCCGCCCCGGCACAAGACGCCGCCCTGCTCAACCTGCACCCGGAAATCCCCGACGGCTTCGACGCCTACGCCCGCGTTGCAGAAATCATCAACCAGCACCAGGACGTACTCATCGCCAAACGCGCCTGCTGGAAACGCTACAAGGAAATGGGCCACGAAGTCGTGCCGCATCAACTGGGGTGAAGAGCAAGGAAGCATAACCATGGATCAGAACCAACTGCTAAAAACACTCACCCGCGGCGAAGACAGCCGCCACCAGTTCAAACGCGATGCTACCAATGCAGATGGTCTTGCAGCTGAGCTGGCGGCCTTTGCCAACAGTGGTGGCGGCTGGCTATTTCTGGGTGTTAATGATGACGGCTCGATTGCCGGACTGGATGGCACTGCGGTTCGGCGGCTAAACCAGCTGCTTAGTAACGCCGCCTCACAGCATGTGCGCCCGCCAGTGCATCCGCTGACCGAGAATGTACAGACGGATCACGGCATCGTGATAGCGATGGAAATACCCGATGGGTTGGCCAAACCGTATCTTGATAATCAAGGTCGCATTTGGGTCAAGCAGGGCTCGGACAAGCGACATGTGACCTCCCGCGAAGAAATGCAGCGCATGTTCCAGCGCTCCGGCCTGGTGTATGCCGATGTGGTGCCGGTAGCGGGCACCTCGGTAGAGGATATCGACGACAAAGCATTTACCACCTATTTTAACCGCCGTTATGGTGAGGCCAGCGAATACGCTGGCCTGACACGGGAACAGCTGCTGCAAAACATAGGGCTGGGCGATGGGCAGGAGCTGAACCTGGCAGGACTGATGCTGTTCGGTCGCAATCCGCAGCGTTGGCGCCCTGCCTTTGAAATAAAGGCGGTGGCCTTTCCCGGCACGGCTCTGCACGATACTCGCTACCTGGACAGCGAAGACATCAAGGGTTCTCTGCTGGAGCAGTTCCGGGGTGCCTTCGCCTTTATCAAGCGCAACCTGCACCATGTACAGCACGGGCGCAGTTTCAACACCCTAGGCGAGCTGGAAATTCCTGAGACAGCGCTGGAAGAGTTGCTGGTCAATGCCTTGATCCACCGCGACTACTTCACCAGCGCCTCTGTCCGCCTGATGGTGTTTGCCGACCGGGTGGAAATCGTCAGCCCTGGCCACCTGCCGGATAGCCTGACCTCCGAGGACATTAGCCGAGGAAAATCCATCCGCCGCAATCCAACGCTCACTGAGCATGCATCCCATATTCTGCCTTATCGCGGCATGGGCAGTGGCATTCCTCGAGCACTTGAGGCGTGGCACCAAGTTGACTTGGTGAATGATTCTTCGGGTAATCAATTCAGCGTGATCGCCTGGCGTCCTGAAACAGAGTGGCGATCTGAGGCAAGCACCCCACAAGTCACCGACCAAGTCACCGACCAAGTCACCGACCAAGTCACCGACCAAGTTAGCAGGGAAGTATTCCGCCTGCTTGAATCTTTGAAGGGAGAAATGACGCGGTCCGAGCTACAGGATATTTTGGGTCTCAAACATCAGCCCCATTTCAGAAAAGCGTACCTAAGACCGGCATTGAACGCTGGCTTGATTGAGCAAACGATTCCGGAAAAGCCCAATAGCCGCTTACAAAGATACCGTTTGACGGCTGCCGGTCAGCAGTGGGTAAAACATCAAGGAAGGCAGACTTGAAATATGGCTCTTCGTCATTTCATGTGGATTTGGCCTGATCAAGCAGGCGGCCCACCGGGCTACCAATCAGGTAAATCATAGCAATGAAATTAGCTTCATTTCGGTAGCCCCGTGCACGTGAACGAGCCGCCTGAAACAGGCCGTTCATTCCTTCTAGTCGCGCGTTTGTCAGCCCCGAGTGCCAGCGCCTGACTACCGCTTTAGCGTGTCGCTCAAGTGTCTCCAGCGCTTTCCCCATCGGCTTCAGTAGAGGCTTCTCAGAAACTGCTGCTTTCATGATTTTTAGGTAGTTCGTGATCCGCCAACGCGCTGCCCTGGGCGTTGACGCTTTCTGGATCCAGCTTAACTTTTCCTTGATCACCCAAGCATCGGCCGTGGCGCTCTGATCGGCAACCAGCTCCTGAAGTGCCGATATCTGTTTAGGTGTGTGGTTCTCATTTTCCAGGCTCTTCAACAGTGCCCAGCGCAGCGACTTGGGGTGTTTCTGCTCGCGGCGTTCTTTCTTGCGCACCTCGTCCAGTCGCTTGGTGAAGGTCTGCACGATATGGAACCAGTCGACCGTTACCTCCGCCTTGGGAAGAGACTCGGTGACGCCACTAAGGAAAGCAGGTGACATGTCACAGACAACCTCGACCACATTGTCCACATCGCCACCATGAGCCGCCAGGAAGGCACTGAACGCCTTGATGGTGTCCTTGCCGCAGCCTGGAACAGCGAAAATCACCGGTTCCTGCTTGCGCTGCATATCGAGGAACACGGTGACGTAACGATGCCCGCGTCGGGACGCGGTTTCGTCCACGCCAACCATGGTCACATTGGACAGATCCAGCTCTCCCAGCATGCGGTTCACGTAGTGGTGCACGATGCGCCATAGTCGTTTGTCGGAAATCTCCAACTGCCGGGAGACAGCCAGCACTGGCATC from Halomonas sp. CH40 includes these protein-coding regions:
- a CDS encoding ISL3 family transposase, with the protein product MDGTQILTLGLGLEAPWILKDQHLDTAVSPHRLELYVEAERGSLYPCPECGKACQAHDFADKTWRHLNFFQHHCYLHARVPRTKCPEHGVKRIKVPWARPGSDFTLLFEQAAMSLVKEMPVLAVSRQLEISDKRLWRIVHHYVNRMLGELDLSNVTMVGVDETASRRGHRYVTVFLDMQRKQEPVIFAVPGCGKDTIKAFSAFLAAHGGDVDNVVEVVCDMSPAFLSGVTESLPKAEVTVDWFHIVQTFTKRLDEVRKKERREQKHPKSLRWALLKSLENENHTPKQISALQELVADQSATADAWVIKEKLSWIQKASTPRAARWRITNYLKIMKAAVSEKPLLKPMGKALETLERHAKAVVRRWHSGLTNARLEGMNGLFQAARSRARGYRNEANFIAMIYLIGSPVGRLLDQAKST
- a CDS encoding DNA polymerase III subunit chi; the protein is MARIDFYILPDTTLDARLQFACKLAETIWHKGYRLHLHCEDEALARQADDALWNFRPDAYLPHALEDSDLAAQVPVTLGWKALPAPAQDAALLNLHPEIPDGFDAYARVAEIINQHQDVLIAKRACWKRYKEMGHEVVPHQLG
- a CDS encoding leucyl aminopeptidase, translating into MEFSVHTANPAKAETACLAVPVFNDSELLPAVAKLDDASERLISQLVESGDFDAALGSTLMLPFAPGLGTERLLLVGLGAREKCKDAAFLKALDAAASALIKLPIDEACLAFTDVPLEGRDSAWKARKIMEAGERALYRFDTFKSQPAPLSSLQRFTLLLSDSDEAEQAREGAHIGVAIGQGINAARTLGNLPGNVCTPRYLAEQAEKLAAGSEGRLTTEILDEDALETLGAHSLLSVGHGSREPSHLIVMRYQGAEDAADAPHVLVGKGITFDTGGISLKPGEAMDEMKFDMCGAASVFGTVNAVLAIKPRLNLVFIVAAAENMPDGAATKPGDIINTLKGLTVEVLNTDAEGRLVLCDALTYAERFEPASVVDIATLTGACIIGLGHHATGLLSNDDDLALDILDAGDTAWDRAWHLPLWDEYQEQLDSNFADLANIGGRPAGTITAACFLSRFADHFPWAHLDIAGTAWHSGKQKGATGRPVGLLTQYLLDRETDVQVENSDD
- a CDS encoding putative DNA binding domain-containing protein gives rise to the protein MDQNQLLKTLTRGEDSRHQFKRDATNADGLAAELAAFANSGGGWLFLGVNDDGSIAGLDGTAVRRLNQLLSNAASQHVRPPVHPLTENVQTDHGIVIAMEIPDGLAKPYLDNQGRIWVKQGSDKRHVTSREEMQRMFQRSGLVYADVVPVAGTSVEDIDDKAFTTYFNRRYGEASEYAGLTREQLLQNIGLGDGQELNLAGLMLFGRNPQRWRPAFEIKAVAFPGTALHDTRYLDSEDIKGSLLEQFRGAFAFIKRNLHHVQHGRSFNTLGELEIPETALEELLVNALIHRDYFTSASVRLMVFADRVEIVSPGHLPDSLTSEDISRGKSIRRNPTLTEHASHILPYRGMGSGIPRALEAWHQVDLVNDSSGNQFSVIAWRPETEWRSEASTPQVTDQVTDQVTDQVTDQVSREVFRLLESLKGEMTRSELQDILGLKHQPHFRKAYLRPALNAGLIEQTIPEKPNSRLQRYRLTAAGQQWVKHQGRQT
- a CDS encoding branched-chain amino acid aminotransferase, with the protein product MPTDRFTLLPSNQPTADNIRDNILQNPGFGSHFTDHMAHVRWTLDTGWHAHEVRPYGPLTLDPAASVLHYGQEIFEGIKAYRHADGSVWTFRPEKNAERFRRSARRLALPELSDEDFIGSLKALLAQDHAWVPTPASDSDECSLYLRPFMIASEAFLGVRPAHEVDYYVIASPAAAYFKGGIDPVSIWLSTHYNRAAPGGTGFAKCGGNYAASLAAQKEASANSCSQVAFLDAAEGKWIEELGGMNLFFVFKDGRVVTPRLTDTILEGVTRNSVLTLAKDEGLTPEERPISIDEWREGAASGEITEVFACGTAAVITPVGELVTDNERITLTAGGNNEIAKRIRTKLLDLQYGRSEDKYGWLTRLV